The Candidatus Angelobacter sp. genome window below encodes:
- a CDS encoding DNA-directed RNA polymerase subunit alpha — MDLQNFIKPDKPLVLNSNQESGLFQIKPLAPGFGCTIGNSLRRVLLSSLDGFAVTSIFIEGVGHEFSTIKGVLEDVTEIVLNFKKIRFKKSGNEKNIETVYANLIDNECVTAGYLEKFMTSFKVMNPDLIICHKYKSEPLSIIFTIEIGIGYVPAENNKKKESSLGTIFMDSIHTPIKNVKYSIEEKYCLLKKKNLETLLLEIKTDGSISPEKALKKASNILMQHFSIVSDDIRKTSEEAKKEDTEKIWRLLKTNISDVENLGKRTLNCFKSAGIKTFSDLVSYNVETILKLKNFGRKSLEELESEMKKRGLYFGMDPSKDLLNIDEN; from the coding sequence ATGGATTTACAAAATTTCATTAAACCAGATAAACCTTTAGTTTTAAATTCAAACCAAGAATCTGGTCTTTTCCAGATTAAACCTTTAGCTCCAGGTTTTGGTTGCACAATTGGAAATTCTCTAAGAAGAGTTCTTTTGTCGTCTTTGGATGGATTTGCTGTTACCTCAATTTTTATTGAGGGAGTAGGACATGAATTTTCTACAATAAAAGGAGTTCTTGAAGACGTCACTGAAATTGTACTAAATTTTAAAAAAATACGCTTTAAAAAAAGCGGTAATGAGAAAAACATTGAGACTGTTTATGCAAATCTTATTGATAATGAATGCGTAACAGCTGGGTATCTAGAAAAATTTATGACTTCATTTAAAGTAATGAATCCAGATTTAATTATTTGTCACAAATATAAATCTGAACCGCTCTCTATTATTTTTACTATAGAAATAGGGATAGGATATGTTCCTGCTGAAAATAATAAGAAAAAAGAGTCGTCTTTAGGTACTATATTCATGGATTCTATTCATACCCCTATTAAAAATGTTAAATATTCTATAGAAGAAAAATATTGTTTGTTGAAAAAAAAGAATTTGGAGACCCTATTGCTAGAAATAAAAACGGATGGCTCCATTTCTCCAGAAAAGGCCTTAAAAAAAGCTTCAAATATATTAATGCAACATTTTTCTATTGTTTCTGACGATATAAGAAAAACTTCTGAAGAAGCTAAAAAGGAGGATACTGAAAAAATTTGGAGACTGTTAAAAACAAATATTTCTGATGTAGAAAATTTAGGAAAACGTACTTTGAACTGCTTTAAATCAGCAGGAATAAAGACTTTTTCAGATTTAGTTTCTTATAATGTAGAGACTATTCTTAAATTGAAGAATTTTGGTAGAAAATCATTGGAGGAATTAGAATCTGAAATGAAGAAAAGAGGTTTATATTTCGGAATGGATCCATCGAAAGATCTTCTAAATATAGATGAAAATTAA
- the rpsK gene encoding 30S ribosomal protein S11 codes for MKKKKKVIVDSVGEAHIKSTFNNIIITLTNKKGDVIAWASAGRIGFRGAKKNTPYAAQITAETVAKEGMEYGLKKIDVIVQGPGIGRDSAIRALSNTGIKILAIRDVTPLPHNGCRPPKKRRV; via the coding sequence ATGAAAAAAAAGAAAAAAGTTATTGTAGATTCTGTTGGAGAGGCTCATATAAAGTCTACTTTTAATAATATTATCATTACTCTTACGAATAAGAAAGGAGACGTTATTGCATGGGCTTCAGCTGGTAGAATAGGATTTAGGGGGGCAAAAAAAAATACTCCTTATGCTGCTCAAATAACAGCAGAAACCGTAGCCAAAGAAGGTATGGAATATGGATTAAAAAAAATAGACGTAATTGTACAAGGACCTGGTATTGGTAGAGATTCAGCTATACGTGCCTTAAGCAATACAGGGATTAAAATTCTGGCAATTAGAGATGTTACTCCTTTACCCCATAATGGATGTAGGCCTCCTAAAAAAAGAAGAGTTTAA
- the rpsM gene encoding 30S ribosomal protein S13, whose product MARISGVDLPKNKRGIIGLTYIYGIGKSTARKILARININENIKVKDWSYDQINHIRKHILNMVKVEGELRSYNQMNIKRLIDIRCRRGIRHKLGLSVRGQRTKNNCRTRKGKRKTVANKKKAFK is encoded by the coding sequence ATGGCTAGAATTTCAGGGGTAGATTTACCGAAAAACAAAAGGGGGATTATAGGTTTAACCTATATCTATGGAATAGGAAAAAGTACAGCTAGAAAAATTTTAGCTAGGATAAACATTAATGAGAATATTAAGGTGAAAGATTGGTCATATGACCAAATTAACCATATTAGAAAACATATTCTGAATATGGTTAAGGTGGAAGGGGAATTACGTTCATATAATCAGATGAACATAAAAAGACTTATTGACATAAGATGTCGTAGAGGTATTAGACACAAACTAGGTTTATCCGTTCGAGGACAAAGAACAAAAAATAATTGCCGAACTAGAAAAGGTAAGAGAAAAACTGTAGCCAATAAGAAAAAAGCTTTCAAGTAG
- a CDS encoding SufS family cysteine desulfurase, whose product MYSKEEFINIRDQFPILERNIYGRPCIYLDNAATTQKPKKVIKAIEDYYKEINSNVHRGTHYLSQKATETMEKSRIKIQKFICAEYSNEIIFTRGTTEAINLVASGIMPFIKEGDEIIVSQMEHHSNIVPWQIICQVTGALLKVIPLDNKNQLCIESFEKLLSDKVKILAISHISNVLGIVTPIQYFIKKAHQYGIITLIDGAQAVCNDYVNVQDLETDFYVFSAHKMYGPTGVGVLYGKESFLEKLYPLHGGGEMIKEVIFKKTTYADLPFRQEAGTPNIEGIIALSASIDFIKQIRMKKIKKHEKFLLDRTIDGLKNIKGILLYADNEPRSGIISFNLKDVHSFDVGSILDQLGIAVRTGYHCAQPLMRFLGVNGTVRVSFCVYNNDEEVDHLCEGILKAKKMLL is encoded by the coding sequence ATGTATTCAAAAGAAGAATTCATAAATATACGTGATCAATTTCCCATTTTGGAAAGAAATATTTACGGAAGACCATGCATTTACCTAGATAATGCAGCTACTACTCAAAAACCCAAAAAAGTAATTAAAGCCATAGAAGACTATTACAAAGAAATAAATTCCAATGTGCATAGGGGTACTCATTACCTGAGCCAGAAAGCGACTGAAACTATGGAAAAAAGCAGAATAAAAATCCAAAAATTCATTTGTGCTGAATATTCTAACGAGATTATTTTTACTAGAGGAACAACTGAAGCGATTAATTTAGTTGCATCTGGGATTATGCCCTTCATAAAAGAGGGAGATGAGATAATCGTTTCTCAAATGGAACACCATTCTAATATTGTACCTTGGCAAATAATTTGCCAGGTGACAGGAGCTCTTTTGAAAGTTATCCCTCTAGATAATAAGAATCAATTATGTATTGAAAGTTTTGAAAAACTGCTTTCAGATAAAGTGAAAATACTAGCGATTAGTCATATTTCCAATGTTTTAGGAATAGTTACTCCTATTCAATATTTCATTAAAAAAGCGCATCAATATGGAATTATAACTTTAATAGATGGAGCACAAGCTGTATGTAACGATTACGTAAATGTTCAGGATTTAGAAACTGATTTTTACGTATTTTCCGCACATAAAATGTATGGACCAACTGGTGTTGGTGTTCTTTATGGAAAAGAATCTTTTTTAGAAAAACTTTATCCTTTACACGGAGGAGGAGAAATGATCAAAGAAGTTATTTTTAAGAAAACTACTTATGCAGATTTACCATTTAGACAAGAAGCTGGAACTCCAAATATAGAGGGAATTATTGCCTTGTCTGCTTCCATTGATTTCATTAAGCAGATAAGAATGAAAAAAATAAAAAAACATGAAAAGTTCCTTTTGGATAGAACTATTGATGGGTTAAAAAATATAAAAGGAATTCTCTTATATGCAGATAATGAACCTAGATCTGGAATTATCTCTTTTAACCTTAAAGACGTTCATTCATTTGACGTGGGAAGTATTCTAGACCAGCTTGGAATTGCAGTCCGAACAGGATATCATTGCGCACAACCTTTAATGCGGTTTTTAGGTGTAAACGGAACTGTAAGAGTAAGTTTTTGCGTATATAATAACGATGAAGAAGTGGACCATTTATGCGAAGGAATTTTAAAAGCAAAAAAAATGCTTCTCTAG
- the aroC gene encoding chorismate synthase, with amino-acid sequence MAGNTFGNLFKLTTFGNSHGVAIGGIIDGCPSGLSINFEKIQYELSRRKPGQSSIVTQRREDDFVIFFSGIFNGITTGTPIGFFIYNRNQKSIDYDHIKSIYRPSHSDFTYDKKYGLRDYRGGGRSSARETVCRVVAGSIAKQLLKDIKIIAYVSSVEYFSLEKNYRDLNLNSIESNPVRCPDPDISSKMIDLIKKVRKSGDSVGGVISCVIKNVPIGLGEPIFNKLHAELASAMLSINAAKGFESGSGFSGSEMRGYNHNDIFNVDGNTKKNFSGGIQGGISNGIDIYFSVAFKPIATLMSTQRTIDKNENICLSKGKGRHDPCVLPRAVPIVESMAALVLADYWLYGKLTKLCI; translated from the coding sequence ATGGCAGGGAATACTTTCGGAAATCTTTTTAAGCTGACCACTTTTGGTAATAGTCACGGAGTAGCTATTGGTGGAATTATAGATGGATGTCCATCTGGACTTTCAATAAATTTTGAAAAAATACAATACGAACTATCTAGAAGAAAACCTGGACAATCATCCATTGTGACCCAACGTAGAGAAGATGATTTTGTAATCTTCTTCTCCGGAATTTTTAATGGAATTACGACAGGGACACCTATTGGATTTTTTATTTACAATAGAAATCAAAAATCAATAGATTATGATCATATAAAATCTATATATAGACCTTCCCATTCGGATTTTACTTATGATAAAAAATATGGATTAAGAGATTATAGAGGAGGTGGAAGATCTTCTGCTAGAGAAACAGTTTGCAGAGTAGTTGCAGGATCTATTGCCAAACAATTGCTAAAAGACATAAAAATAATTGCTTACGTTTCTTCCGTTGAGTATTTTAGCTTAGAGAAAAACTATAGGGATCTAAATCTCAACTCTATAGAATCTAATCCAGTTCGCTGTCCAGATCCAGATATTTCCAGTAAAATGATAGATTTAATTAAAAAAGTGAGAAAATCTGGAGATTCCGTAGGAGGAGTAATAAGTTGTGTTATTAAAAATGTCCCAATAGGGCTAGGAGAGCCTATTTTTAATAAACTTCATGCAGAATTAGCTAGCGCGATGTTATCTATTAATGCAGCTAAAGGGTTCGAATCCGGAAGTGGATTCTCTGGATCAGAGATGAGGGGATATAATCATAATGATATTTTTAACGTTGATGGAAACACTAAAAAAAATTTTTCTGGAGGAATTCAAGGTGGAATATCTAATGGAATTGACATATATTTTAGCGTAGCCTTCAAACCAATAGCGACTTTGATGAGTACACAGAGAACCATCGATAAAAATGAAAACATATGCCTTTCCAAAGGAAAAGGACGACATGATCCTTGTGTTCTTCCTAGAGCTGTCCCTATTGTGGAATCTATGGCTGCCTTAGTTTTAGCCGATTATTGGCTTTATGGAAAGCTAACAAAACTATGCATATAA
- the rplQ gene encoding 50S ribosomal protein L17, which yields MKHGKKINHLGRISSHRKIMLANLANSLLKHKRINTTLAKAKSLRRYIEPMISKSRKGDIHSMRMIFKRLHNKAMVAELFNSISEKVSKRPGGYTRIIKTGYRLGDGADTAIIEIVDFNETYKKIR from the coding sequence ATGAAACACGGAAAAAAAATAAATCACTTAGGAAGAATTTCATCACATAGAAAAATTATGCTAGCTAATTTGGCTAATTCTCTTCTTAAACATAAGAGGATAAATACTACTCTAGCAAAAGCTAAATCATTAAGGAGGTATATAGAACCAATGATTTCTAAAAGTAGAAAGGGAGATATTCATTCTATGCGAATGATATTTAAACGGTTACATAACAAAGCAATGGTTGCTGAACTTTTTAACTCTATTTCAGAAAAAGTATCTAAGCGGCCTGGAGGTTATACAAGAATTATTAAAACAGGGTATAGATTGGGAGATGGAGCAGATACTGCTATTATTGAAATAGTTGATTTTAATGAAACATACAAGAAAATCAGATGA
- the rpsD gene encoding 30S ribosomal protein S4, giving the protein MARYIGPRGKIERKFGEPLYGKTKAFSRKKYPPGQHGLNRKKIGIVKRSEYSIQLSEKQKVKHIYGILERQFFNMFEKASKKKGVTGELLLQSCESRLDNVVYRLGLAPSRASARQLVSHRHIMVDDRIVNIPSFSLKPRDTIKVREKSKKHPIIQKSLSMRTRPINDWLFWDSKKMTGIFQSIPSREQIPENIKEQLIVELFSK; this is encoded by the coding sequence ATGGCAAGATACATAGGACCTCGAGGAAAAATTGAACGAAAATTTGGAGAACCCTTATATGGTAAAACTAAAGCTTTTAGCAGAAAAAAATATCCACCAGGCCAACATGGCTTAAATAGAAAAAAAATAGGAATCGTAAAAAGATCGGAATATTCTATTCAGTTATCTGAAAAACAGAAAGTGAAGCATATATACGGTATATTAGAACGGCAGTTTTTCAATATGTTTGAAAAAGCTTCTAAAAAAAAAGGTGTAACAGGTGAATTACTTTTACAGAGTTGTGAATCTCGTTTAGACAATGTGGTTTATAGACTTGGATTGGCTCCATCAAGAGCTTCAGCACGTCAATTAGTTTCTCATAGACATATTATGGTGGATGATAGAATAGTAAATATACCCTCTTTTAGCTTAAAACCTAGAGATACTATAAAAGTTAGAGAAAAATCTAAAAAACATCCAATAATTCAGAAATCTCTAAGTATGAGAACTCGTCCTATAAATGATTGGTTGTTTTGGGATAGCAAAAAAATGACGGGTATTTTTCAAAGTATTCCAAGCAGGGAACAGATCCCTGAAAATATTAAAGAACAATTAATTGTTGAACTTTTTTCCAAATAA
- the infB gene encoding translation initiation factor IF-2, which translates to MGYRKENNSKKQEKSKFKNKKKLNQLERLGKKNLKKRKEKNYKKENNLLKVTEFITVNEFSCMMQVSPREVIVTCMSLGIHATMNQRLNAETILLVADEFGYKIEFIDFLNSEKEDNEKDLKSRPPVVSVMGHVDHGKTSLLDYILNTNRIAGEYGGITQHIGAYSVKKGIEVTFLDTPGHEAFTAMRARGVLITDIAIIVIAVDAQVMPQTKEAISHALAAGVPMIFAINKIDKTGYKIEKIYEQLANMNILVEKWGGKFPTQEISAKTGYGIDKLMEKIISASEILNLKANPNKLSSGTVLESSIDKGRGYVSTVLIQEGTLRTGDYLLAGSFYGKVKVILDERRIPIQEAGPSKPVTIIGLNGAPNAGDRFRVFKSEKEVKSIAIRRGQFNREQKMRIQKKVMLNEVEKRFFLKDFKELKIILKVDVDGSLEALIDALLRLSTEEIKVNIIHKEVGSIKESDVLLAKSSNAIIIGFNVRPLFRSKNYEGVQMKLYSVIYNLIDDIKRIIEDLHKPKDKIIGKAKIREVFKIPSVGSIAGCGVTHGKIIRPAKVRHIRGGVVIYTGELSSLKIFKEDVKEVKNGQECGVSIKNYNDLLSGDVLEFF; encoded by the coding sequence GTGGGGTACAGAAAGGAAAATAATTCTAAAAAACAAGAAAAATCAAAATTTAAAAATAAAAAAAAGCTTAACCAATTAGAAAGATTAGGAAAAAAAAATTTAAAAAAAAGAAAAGAAAAGAATTATAAAAAGGAGAATAATCTATTGAAAGTTACCGAGTTTATTACGGTAAACGAGTTTTCTTGCATGATGCAAGTATCTCCAAGAGAAGTTATTGTTACCTGTATGTCATTGGGTATTCATGCAACAATGAATCAGCGTCTTAATGCTGAAACGATTCTGCTTGTTGCAGATGAATTTGGATACAAAATTGAGTTCATAGATTTTCTCAATTCGGAAAAAGAAGATAATGAAAAGGATCTAAAATCTAGGCCTCCTGTTGTATCTGTAATGGGACATGTAGATCATGGAAAAACCTCATTACTAGACTATATTCTAAATACTAATAGAATTGCAGGAGAGTATGGGGGAATAACCCAGCATATAGGAGCTTACAGTGTAAAAAAAGGGATTGAGGTAACTTTTCTTGATACTCCAGGACACGAAGCCTTCACTGCTATGCGAGCAAGAGGAGTTCTAATTACGGATATTGCAATTATTGTGATTGCAGTAGATGCTCAGGTAATGCCTCAAACTAAAGAAGCTATAAGTCACGCACTAGCTGCCGGTGTCCCTATGATTTTTGCCATAAATAAAATAGATAAAACTGGATATAAAATTGAAAAAATATATGAACAACTTGCTAATATGAATATACTTGTAGAAAAATGGGGTGGTAAATTTCCAACCCAAGAAATATCAGCTAAAACTGGATATGGTATAGATAAATTAATGGAAAAAATTATCTCAGCATCTGAGATACTGAATCTTAAAGCTAATCCTAATAAATTATCATCAGGTACTGTACTGGAATCTTCCATAGATAAAGGAAGAGGATATGTTTCTACGGTTCTTATTCAGGAAGGGACCCTTAGAACTGGAGATTATCTATTAGCTGGATCTTTTTATGGTAAAGTGAAAGTTATTCTAGATGAACGTAGAATTCCTATTCAGGAAGCTGGACCATCAAAACCAGTTACCATTATAGGATTAAATGGGGCTCCAAATGCAGGAGATAGATTTAGGGTTTTCAAGTCTGAAAAAGAAGTGAAGAGTATTGCTATCCGTAGGGGCCAGTTTAACAGAGAACAAAAGATGCGAATCCAAAAAAAGGTAATGTTGAATGAAGTGGAAAAACGCTTTTTTCTAAAAGATTTCAAAGAATTGAAAATAATCCTTAAGGTAGATGTAGATGGATCTTTAGAAGCTTTGATAGATGCTCTTCTTCGTTTATCTACTGAAGAAATAAAAGTAAATATTATACATAAGGAAGTTGGATCTATTAAAGAGTCAGATGTTCTTTTAGCAAAGTCTTCTAATGCTATTATTATTGGATTCAATGTACGACCTCTTTTTAGGTCTAAAAATTATGAAGGGGTTCAAATGAAACTTTATTCGGTGATTTATAACCTAATCGATGATATAAAAAGGATAATAGAAGATTTACATAAGCCTAAAGATAAAATTATCGGAAAGGCTAAAATACGAGAAGTATTCAAAATACCAAGTGTAGGATCCATAGCTGGATGTGGAGTTACACATGGGAAAATAATAAGACCAGCTAAAGTTCGTCATATAAGAGGAGGAGTTGTTATTTATACAGGAGAACTCAGTTCTCTCAAAATCTTTAAAGAAGATGTAAAAGAAGTGAAAAATGGACAGGAATGCGGAGTATCTATAAAAAATTACAACGATTTATTAAGTGGAGATGTTCTAGAATTCTTTTAG
- the lepB gene encoding signal peptidase I gives MSNYIIVFFLIQGIHFLGTYRLYKKAGRKSWEAALPFYNLIVMLKIVNRPIYWFPIFFVPIICTVMLPLLWIDFIQCFGKTRNRDYILVILTLGLYIFYLNYDNNINFLALKKEPIFSVFLSSIILSSFIHIYLIQPFTIPTSSMEKTLLVGDFIFVSKIHYGLRIPITPISLPLLHNRLPFFGIRTYLKWIRLPYLRLPSITHIKRSDIIVFNFPHSSYTETDRKDHYIKRCIAIPGDTLEIRRSILFINGKKERLSKNAKRKYLYIIRTLRSLNKIMLSGVEAKLIRTLNEVVSVKRYIIPIYKSQKFLFPKNFSWNLDFYGPLKIPKKGDHIMLNSDNINLYKDIINIYENNYLKIKGKKFYINNMETYEYVFHQNYYFMIGDNWYNSLDSRFWGFVPEDHIVGKPIFTWMSIYWDKENPNNVFKCKLRLERIKCF, from the coding sequence ATGAGTAATTATATCATTGTCTTTTTTCTCATCCAAGGGATTCATTTTCTGGGAACTTATAGGTTATATAAAAAAGCTGGAAGAAAATCTTGGGAAGCTGCTTTGCCTTTTTACAATCTTATTGTAATGCTAAAAATTGTAAATCGTCCAATTTATTGGTTTCCAATTTTCTTTGTCCCAATTATTTGCACAGTAATGTTACCTCTATTATGGATCGATTTTATTCAATGTTTTGGAAAAACTAGGAATAGAGACTATATTCTAGTGATCCTAACATTAGGTTTATATATTTTTTATTTGAACTATGATAATAATATCAATTTTTTGGCTCTAAAAAAAGAGCCCATTTTTTCAGTTTTTCTATCTTCTATAATTTTATCATCTTTTATTCACATATATCTTATTCAGCCATTTACAATCCCAACATCCTCAATGGAGAAAACTTTATTAGTTGGAGATTTTATTTTTGTAAGTAAAATACACTATGGATTACGCATACCAATAACTCCAATAAGTTTACCACTTTTGCATAACAGATTACCATTTTTTGGCATTCGTACTTATTTAAAGTGGATTAGATTACCCTACTTGCGTCTTCCATCTATAACTCACATTAAACGTTCTGATATAATCGTATTCAATTTTCCCCATTCATCTTATACCGAGACAGATAGAAAAGATCATTATATAAAACGATGTATAGCTATTCCAGGCGACACTTTAGAAATACGTAGATCTATTTTATTTATAAATGGTAAAAAAGAAAGATTGTCAAAAAATGCAAAAAGAAAATATTTATATATTATACGGACCTTAAGGTCACTAAACAAAATAATGCTTTCTGGAGTAGAAGCTAAATTAATAAGAACCCTTAATGAAGTAGTTTCAGTAAAGCGATATATTATACCAATATACAAAAGTCAAAAATTTTTATTTCCTAAAAATTTTAGTTGGAATTTAGACTTTTACGGTCCGTTAAAAATTCCTAAGAAAGGAGATCATATAATGCTAAATTCTGATAATATCAACCTTTATAAAGACATTATAAATATATATGAAAATAACTACTTAAAAATAAAAGGAAAAAAATTTTATATTAACAATATGGAAACTTATGAATATGTTTTTCATCAAAACTATTATTTCATGATAGGAGATAATTGGTATAATTCATTGGATTCCCGTTTTTGGGGATTTGTACCTGAAGACCATATTGTAGGAAAACCAATTTTTACTTGGATGAGTATTTATTGGGATAAAGAGAATCCCAATAACGTATTTAAATGTAAATTAAGATTGGAGAGAATAAAGTGCTTTTAG
- the miaA gene encoding tRNA (adenosine(37)-N6)-dimethylallyltransferase MiaA codes for MHIISIFGPTAVGKTSLSILLAKTLGFEIISCDSRQFYKELVIGTAKPSKEELKIIPHHFIEHLSVFQTYNAGSFERDASEKLDEIFSRYNAVFVVGGSCLYGKALLEGLDIFPEVSSEIKNLWISFYQRKGLHFLQDSLKKRDPCYYKTVDLNNPHRMIRALSVIESCGMPFSYFLKKGRRKNIKVIKIGLILPTAELSKRIDQRVDKMIKNGLLEEARIWSNCRHLNALKTIGYKEFFYYLDGHYDFYQAVNEIKKNSRKYAKKQITWFRRDSSILWFSPIEYKEILNFILKALYSLQS; via the coding sequence ATGCATATAATATCAATATTCGGTCCTACGGCAGTAGGCAAGACATCTCTTTCAATTTTACTTGCAAAAACCTTAGGTTTTGAAATTATATCTTGTGATTCTAGACAATTTTATAAAGAGCTTGTAATTGGAACTGCTAAACCTTCAAAAGAAGAACTTAAAATAATTCCCCACCATTTCATAGAACACTTAAGTGTATTTCAAACCTATAATGCAGGAAGTTTTGAAAGAGATGCTTCAGAAAAGCTAGATGAAATCTTTTCAAGATACAATGCAGTATTCGTTGTAGGTGGATCATGTTTATATGGAAAAGCTCTACTTGAAGGTTTAGATATCTTTCCAGAAGTATCTAGCGAAATAAAAAACTTATGGATTTCATTCTACCAAAGAAAGGGATTGCATTTTTTACAAGATTCTCTTAAAAAGAGAGATCCATGTTATTATAAAACGGTAGACTTGAATAATCCACATAGGATGATTCGTGCTTTAAGTGTCATTGAATCTTGTGGTATGCCGTTTTCTTATTTTCTAAAGAAAGGAAGAAGGAAAAACATAAAGGTTATTAAAATTGGTCTTATATTGCCTACTGCAGAACTTTCTAAGAGAATAGATCAAAGAGTTGACAAAATGATAAAAAATGGTTTACTTGAAGAAGCACGTATATGGTCTAATTGTAGGCATTTAAATGCCTTAAAAACTATAGGATATAAAGAATTTTTCTATTATCTAGACGGACATTACGATTTTTATCAGGCTGTAAATGAAATAAAAAAAAATTCTCGTAAATACGCTAAAAAACAAATTACCTGGTTTAGAAGAGATTCTTCTATTCTATGGTTTTCTCCTATAGAATACAAGGAAATTTTGAATTTTATTCTAAAAGCACTTTATTCTCTCCAATCTTAA
- the dapB gene encoding 4-hydroxy-tetrahydrodipicolinate reductase → MKIALIGYGKMGKAVEEIALKRGHQIVFASSSTPDSQKLNTSEVVLEFSRPEVAFENIKICLKHHIPIVSGTTGWLEKFKEVEYICREYNGSFLYSSNFSLGMNIFFEINRKLARFGRPSEFKVEILEIHHVQKLDYPSGTSISLAKDIGSESRKKYSWIFGKSKKKDKISIFSKRIENVPGTHTVTYKSAVEEIKITHKAFSRKGFALGAVLASEWIVNKKGFFSLKNVLG, encoded by the coding sequence ATGAAAATAGCATTGATTGGTTATGGAAAAATGGGAAAAGCTGTTGAAGAGATTGCTTTAAAACGTGGGCATCAAATCGTTTTTGCTTCTTCTTCTACTCCTGATTCTCAGAAACTTAATACATCAGAGGTGGTTCTAGAATTCAGTAGGCCTGAAGTAGCTTTTGAAAATATTAAAATTTGTTTAAAACACCATATCCCTATTGTTTCAGGTACAACAGGCTGGTTAGAAAAGTTTAAAGAGGTGGAATACATTTGTAGGGAATATAACGGATCTTTCTTGTATTCTTCTAATTTTAGTTTAGGAATGAATATATTTTTTGAGATTAATCGAAAACTGGCTAGATTCGGAAGGCCTTCCGAGTTTAAAGTAGAAATCCTCGAAATTCATCATGTTCAAAAGTTAGATTATCCAAGTGGAACATCTATATCCTTAGCTAAGGATATAGGATCTGAAAGTAGAAAAAAGTATAGTTGGATTTTCGGCAAATCAAAAAAAAAGGATAAAATATCTATTTTTTCAAAACGAATTGAAAACGTTCCAGGCACACATACGGTAACTTACAAATCTGCAGTTGAAGAAATCAAAATTACTCATAAAGCTTTTAGTCGTAAAGGGTTCGCTCTAGGTGCAGTACTAGCTTCAGAGTGGATTGTAAATAAAAAGGGATTTTTTTCTCTGAAAAATGTTTTAGGATAG